A DNA window from Methylobacterium sp. NMS14P contains the following coding sequences:
- the tuf gene encoding elongation factor Tu, translated as MGKEKFSRTKPHCNIGTIGHVDHGKTSLTAAITKVLAETGGATFTAYDQIDKAPEEKARGITISTAHVEYETQNRHYAHVDCPGHADYVKNMITGAAQMDGAILVVSAADGPMPQTREHILLARQVGVPALVVFLNKVDMVDDEELLELVELEVRELLSKYDFPGDDIPITKGSALMALEDKEPKIGKEAVLALMATVDAYIPQPERPIDMPFLMPIEDVFSISGRGTVVTGRVERGIVKVGEEVEIVGIRATTKTTVTGVEMFRKLLDQGQAGDNVGVLLRGTKREDVERGQVVCKPGSVKPHSKFKAEAYILTKEEGGRHTPFFTNYRPQFYFRTTDVTGICTLPEGTEMVMPGDNVTMDVALIVPVAMEEKLRFAIREGGRTVGAGVVAAIND; from the coding sequence ATGGGCAAGGAAAAGTTCTCCCGCACCAAGCCGCACTGCAACATTGGCACGATCGGGCACGTTGACCACGGCAAGACGTCTCTGACGGCGGCGATCACGAAGGTTCTGGCCGAGACGGGCGGGGCGACGTTCACGGCCTACGACCAGATCGACAAGGCTCCTGAGGAGAAGGCGCGCGGGATCACGATCTCGACGGCGCACGTGGAGTACGAGACGCAGAACCGCCACTACGCGCACGTGGACTGCCCCGGCCACGCCGACTACGTGAAGAACATGATCACGGGCGCGGCGCAGATGGACGGCGCGATCCTGGTGGTGTCGGCGGCCGACGGCCCGATGCCGCAGACCCGCGAGCACATCCTGCTGGCCCGTCAGGTCGGCGTGCCGGCGCTGGTGGTGTTCCTCAACAAGGTCGACATGGTCGACGACGAGGAGCTCCTGGAGCTGGTCGAGCTCGAGGTGCGTGAGCTGCTGTCGAAGTACGACTTCCCGGGCGACGACATCCCGATCACCAAGGGCTCGGCGCTGATGGCGCTTGAGGACAAGGAGCCGAAGATCGGCAAGGAGGCGGTGCTGGCGCTGATGGCGACGGTGGACGCCTACATCCCGCAGCCGGAGCGTCCGATCGACATGCCGTTCCTGATGCCGATCGAGGACGTGTTCTCGATCTCGGGCCGCGGCACGGTGGTGACGGGTCGCGTCGAGCGCGGCATCGTGAAGGTGGGCGAGGAGGTCGAGATCGTCGGCATCCGGGCGACCACCAAGACGACGGTGACGGGCGTCGAGATGTTCCGCAAGCTGCTCGACCAGGGCCAGGCGGGCGACAACGTCGGCGTGCTGCTGCGCGGCACGAAGCGCGAGGACGTGGAGCGCGGCCAGGTCGTGTGCAAGCCGGGTTCGGTGAAGCCGCACTCGAAGTTCAAGGCCGAGGCGTACATCCTGACCAAGGAGGAGGGCGGCCGCCACACGCCGTTCTTCACCAACTACCGGCCGCAGTTCTACTTCCGGACCACGGACGTGACCGGGATCTGCACGCTGCCCGAGGGCACCGAGATGGTGATGCCGGGCGACAACGTGACCATGGACGTGGCGCTGATCGTGCCGGTGGCCATGGAGGAGAAGCTGCGCTTCGCCATCCGCGAGGGCGGCCGCACCGTCGGCGCCGGCGTCGTCGCCGCCATCAACGACTGA
- the rpsJ gene encoding 30S ribosomal protein S10, whose protein sequence is MNGQNIRIRLKAFDHRILDASTKEIVSTARRTGATIRGPIPLPTHIEKFTVNRSPHIDKKSREQFEMRTHKRVLDIVDPTPQTVDALMKLDLAAGVDVEIKL, encoded by the coding sequence ATGAACGGTCAGAACATCCGTATCCGCCTGAAGGCGTTCGATCACCGCATCCTCGATGCGTCGACCAAGGAGATCGTCTCCACGGCCCGGCGCACCGGCGCGACCATCCGGGGTCCGATCCCGCTGCCGACGCATATCGAGAAGTTCACCGTCAACCGCTCGCCGCACATCGACAAGAAGTCGCGCGAGCAGTTCGAGATGCGCACGCACAAGCGGGTGCTCGATATCGTCGATCCGACGCCGCAGACCGTGGACGCGCTGATGAAGCTCGACCTCGCCGCTGGCGTGGACGTGGAGATCAAGCTCTGA
- the rplC gene encoding 50S ribosomal protein L3 produces MRSGVIAQKVGMTRVFTDAGEHVPVTVLKIDQCQVVAHRTVEKNGYVALQVGVGKAKVKNVSAAERGRFAVAKVEPKKKLAEFRVSEDALIPVGAEITADHFIPGQFVDVTGTTTGKGFAGGIKRWNFGGLRATHGVSISHRSIGSTGGRQDPGKTFKNKKMPGHLGVERVTTQNLRVVRTDPERGLILVEGAVPGVAGGWIQIRDAVKRKLPADVPLPGKFRENGASAPATEAPAAEETA; encoded by the coding sequence ATGCGCTCAGGCGTCATCGCACAGAAGGTCGGCATGACCCGCGTCTTCACGGACGCGGGGGAGCATGTCCCCGTCACCGTGCTCAAGATTGATCAGTGCCAGGTGGTTGCCCACCGCACTGTCGAGAAGAATGGCTACGTCGCGCTGCAGGTCGGCGTCGGCAAGGCCAAGGTCAAGAACGTGTCGGCCGCCGAGCGGGGCCGTTTCGCGGTCGCCAAGGTTGAGCCGAAGAAGAAGCTCGCCGAGTTCCGCGTGTCCGAGGACGCGCTGATCCCGGTCGGCGCCGAGATCACCGCGGACCACTTCATCCCCGGCCAGTTCGTGGATGTCACCGGCACCACGACCGGTAAGGGCTTCGCTGGCGGTATCAAGCGCTGGAACTTCGGCGGCCTGCGCGCCACCCACGGCGTGTCGATCTCGCACCGTTCGATCGGTTCGACCGGCGGCCGTCAGGACCCGGGCAAGACCTTCAAGAACAAGAAGATGCCGGGCCATCTCGGTGTCGAGCGGGTCACCACCCAGAACCTGCGGGTCGTGCGCACCGACCCCGAGCGCGGCCTGATCCTGGTCGAGGGCGCGGTCCCGGGCGTCGCCGGCGGCTGGATCCAGATCCGCGACGCGGTGAAGCGCAAGCTCCCCGCCGACGTTCCGCTGCCGGGCAAGTTCCGCGAGAACGGCGCCTCCGCCCCGGCGACCGAGGCCCCTGCGGCTGAGGAGACCGCGTGA
- the rplD gene encoding 50S ribosomal protein L4, with protein MKLDIKTLDGAGAGSVELNEEIFGLEPRADLLQRMVRWQLAKRRAGTHAVQNRSDVNRTRKKLYKQKGTGNARHGAASAPQFRGGGRAFGPVPRDHSHDLPKKVRALALRHALSAKAKASTLIVVDDIKIEDHKTKGLIERFGKMGLSNALIIGGAEVDVNFGRAARAIPQIDVLPVQGINVYDILRRDTLVLTKAAVDALEERFK; from the coding sequence ATGAAGCTCGATATCAAAACTCTCGACGGTGCCGGTGCCGGCTCGGTCGAGCTGAACGAAGAGATCTTCGGCCTGGAGCCCCGCGCCGACCTTCTGCAGCGCATGGTTCGCTGGCAGCTCGCCAAGCGGCGCGCCGGCACCCACGCCGTGCAGAACCGCTCGGACGTGAACCGGACCCGCAAGAAGCTCTACAAGCAGAAGGGCACCGGTAACGCCCGCCACGGCGCGGCCTCGGCGCCGCAGTTCCGCGGCGGTGGACGCGCCTTCGGCCCGGTGCCGCGCGACCACAGCCACGACCTGCCCAAGAAGGTCCGTGCGCTGGCCCTGCGCCACGCCCTGTCGGCCAAGGCCAAGGCCTCGACCCTGATCGTCGTCGACGACATCAAGATCGAGGATCACAAGACCAAGGGTCTCATCGAGCGCTTCGGCAAGATGGGCCTCTCGAACGCGCTGATCATCGGCGGTGCCGAGGTCGACGTGAATTTCGGCCGGGCCGCCCGCGCCATCCCGCAGATCGACGTGCTGCCCGTGCAGGGCATCAACGTCTACGACATCCTGCGCCGCGACACGCTCGTCCTGACGAAGGCTGCCGTCGACGCGCTGGAGGAGCGTTTCAAATGA
- a CDS encoding 50S ribosomal protein L23, translating into MSADPRHYDIVVSPVITEKATNLTEQNKVVFRVAPKATKPQIKEAVEKLFDVKVTAVNTLVTKGKKKIFRGLRGQRSDVKKAIVTLAEGHSIDVTTGL; encoded by the coding sequence ATGAGTGCCGATCCGCGCCACTACGACATCGTCGTCTCCCCGGTCATCACCGAGAAGGCGACGAACCTGACCGAGCAGAACAAGGTCGTCTTCCGCGTCGCTCCCAAGGCGACCAAGCCTCAGATCAAGGAGGCGGTTGAGAAGCTGTTCGACGTGAAGGTCACGGCCGTGAACACCCTTGTCACCAAGGGGAAGAAGAAGATTTTCCGCGGCCTCCGCGGACAGCGCTCCGACGTGAAGAAGGCGATCGTGACCCTGGCTGAGGGCCACTCGATCGACGTCACGACCGGGCTCTGA
- the rplB gene encoding 50S ribosomal protein L2, producing the protein MALKTFKPVTPSLRQLVLVDRRELYKGKPVKALTEGKSSSGGRNNLGRITVRFRGGGHKRVLRNVDFKRREQLGVAATVERIEYDPNRTAFIALINFPDGKQSYILAPQRLQPGDKVVAAESVDIKPGNAAPVGSMPVGTIVHNVELKIGKGGAIARSAGNYAQIVGRDQGYVTLRLNSGEQRLVHGQCFASVGAVSNPDHMNISLGKAGRNRWLGKRPHNRGVAMNPVDHPHGGGEGRTSGGRNPVTPWGVPTKGKKTRSNKRTDVFILSSRHNRKK; encoded by the coding sequence ATGGCCTTGAAGACATTCAAACCGGTCACGCCGAGCCTGCGCCAGCTCGTGCTCGTCGACCGCCGTGAGCTCTACAAGGGCAAGCCGGTGAAGGCGCTGACGGAGGGCAAGTCGTCCTCCGGCGGCCGCAACAATCTCGGCCGCATCACCGTCCGCTTCCGCGGCGGCGGCCACAAGCGCGTGCTGCGCAACGTCGACTTCAAGCGTCGCGAGCAGCTCGGCGTCGCCGCCACGGTGGAGCGGATCGAGTACGATCCGAACCGCACGGCGTTCATCGCGCTGATCAACTTCCCCGACGGGAAGCAGAGCTACATCCTGGCCCCGCAGCGCCTGCAGCCGGGCGACAAGGTGGTGGCCGCTGAGAGCGTCGACATCAAGCCGGGCAACGCCGCTCCGGTCGGCTCGATGCCGGTGGGCACGATCGTCCACAATGTCGAGCTCAAGATCGGCAAGGGTGGCGCGATCGCCCGCTCGGCCGGCAACTACGCGCAGATCGTCGGCCGCGACCAGGGCTACGTGACGCTCCGCCTGAACTCGGGCGAGCAGCGCCTGGTCCACGGTCAGTGCTTCGCCAGCGTTGGCGCGGTCTCGAACCCGGACCACATGAACATCTCGCTCGGCAAGGCCGGGCGCAACCGTTGGCTCGGCAAGCGCCCGCACAACCGCGGTGTGGCGATGAACCCGGTCGACCATCCGCACGGCGGCGGCGAGGGTCGCACCTCGGGCGGCCGCAACCCGGTCACGCCCTGGGGCGTGCCCACCAAGGGGAAGAAGACCCGGTCCAACAAGCGGACCGACGTGTTCATCCTGTCCAGCCGCCACAACCGCAAGAAGTAA
- the rpsS gene encoding 30S ribosomal protein S19: MARSLWKGPFVDGYLFKKAEAARGSSRSEVIKIWSRRSTILPQFVGLTFGVHNGQKHIPVYVTEEMVGHKFGEFSPTRTFPGHAADKKAKRR; the protein is encoded by the coding sequence ATGGCACGCTCTCTCTGGAAGGGGCCGTTCGTCGACGGCTACCTCTTCAAGAAGGCCGAGGCGGCGCGGGGCTCCTCGCGCTCCGAGGTCATCAAGATCTGGAGCCGCCGCTCCACGATCCTCCCGCAGTTCGTCGGGCTCACCTTCGGTGTGCACAACGGGCAGAAGCACATCCCGGTCTACGTCACCGAGGAGATGGTCGGGCACAAGTTCGGCGAGTTCTCGCCGACCCGCACCTTCCCGGGCCACGCGGCCGACAAGAAGGCGAAGAGGCGCTGA
- the rplV gene encoding 50S ribosomal protein L22, with product MGKQATPRALPENEAKAVARMLRVSPQKLNLVAQMIRGKKVDTALAELQFSRKRISTEVKKCLESAIANAENNHDLDVDDLVVSQAFVGKALVLKRFHARARGRGARILKPFSNLTIVVREVRQAEAA from the coding sequence ATGGGCAAGCAAGCCACCCCCCGCGCGCTCCCCGAGAACGAGGCGAAGGCCGTCGCGCGCATGCTGCGCGTCAGCCCGCAGAAGCTCAACCTCGTGGCGCAGATGATCCGCGGCAAGAAGGTCGACACGGCGCTCGCCGAGTTGCAGTTCTCGCGCAAGCGGATCTCCACCGAGGTCAAGAAGTGCCTCGAGAGCGCCATCGCCAACGCCGAGAACAACCACGATCTGGACGTCGACGACCTTGTCGTCTCCCAGGCCTTCGTGGGCAAGGCGCTGGTTCTCAAGCGTTTCCACGCCCGCGCCCGCGGCCGCGGCGCGCGCATCCTGAAGCCCTTCTCGAACCTCACCATCGTGGTTCGCGAAGTCCGCCAAGCCGAAGCGGCTTGA